One window of Chloroflexus aggregans DSM 9485 genomic DNA carries:
- a CDS encoding aminotransferase class III-fold pyridoxal phosphate-dependent enzyme, whose product MPWSTALARHYHIHGTVTSLPGEYDLNLLVTASDGMQYVLKVMRPHCDPTLVDLQCAALEHLAVVAPDLPVPRLIRTTTGERFVAEQDRLIWLITALPGEHYATFRPRTTTLHTEVGRQAARLDQALGSFTHPTLHRPLKWNLLQADWATTALAAITDPTQRDLAATALAAYTDLRPNLLQLPLTIIHNDLNDYNLLVMADSYGHLTLSGILDFGDLCAAPRVCELAIAAAYALFDQPDPIRTLGELVAGYHSVWPLTAAEIDLIWPLIRTRLAVSVVNSALMKQQRPDDPYVTISEAPAWRLLAATAHNNPALVAARLRAICNLPISDAAERVMVWLDAQRGRFAPVIGCDLATVPVISLAVGEAPLPQDPFQLTTTEAEALTGSNTGVCIGRYGEPRLIYTAATFWTAPQPLAERRTIHLGVDLFAPPGTPVCAPLDGEVVAVEHLSDRLDYGGLVILKHYTPNGDPFYTLYGHLEPICFKRLTVGQHIAAGQLFAALGMNSNNGGWQPHLHFQLILLYDAVAGHWPGVAAASEWTWWHAVCPNPAALLNLPDERVAYQPLDQVSLLHERRTHFAGNLRLSYREPCTFLRGWRHYLFDEYGQTYLDAYNNVPHVGHAHPRIQAVAAQQLRLLNTNTRYLHPAQIAFAHELLAKLPPSLSVCFFVNSGSEANELALRLARTYTGGHDMITIDHGYHGHTTGAIAISAYKFNHPAGNGKPDWVEVVMAPDPYRGPYGHDGPRYAAEVDQAIERIATRGGKLAGFIAETFPSVAGQIIPPPGYLAAVYQRIRAAGGVCIADEVQTGLGRLGTHYWAFESQGVVPDIVVLGKPLGNGHPIGAVITTVEIARAFDNGLEFFSTFGGSTLSCVIGREVLRIIDEEGLMDNAHCVGQVLLTGLRDLQHRHPVISDVRGMGLFIGVELVTDRTTRTPATAAARYVRERLRAERILIGTEGPADNVLKIRPPLTFDLAATTVFLERLDAILGESFIARQGG is encoded by the coding sequence ATGCCATGGTCAACCGCCCTTGCCCGCCACTACCACATCCACGGCACGGTAACATCACTCCCCGGTGAATATGATCTCAACCTGCTCGTTACTGCGAGCGATGGCATGCAGTACGTGTTGAAGGTCATGCGTCCGCACTGCGATCCGACACTCGTTGATCTCCAGTGTGCAGCGTTGGAACACCTCGCCGTTGTTGCGCCCGATCTTCCTGTTCCACGCTTGATCCGCACCACCACCGGTGAGCGGTTTGTCGCCGAGCAAGATCGGCTCATCTGGCTGATCACCGCACTGCCGGGCGAACACTATGCTACCTTCCGCCCTCGCACCACCACCTTGCACACCGAAGTAGGCCGGCAAGCTGCTCGGCTCGATCAGGCACTGGGTAGCTTTACCCATCCCACCCTGCACCGACCACTCAAGTGGAATCTGCTTCAAGCTGATTGGGCTACCACCGCCCTCGCTGCCATCACCGACCCCACCCAACGCGACCTTGCCGCTACTGCACTTGCCGCCTACACCGATCTGCGTCCAAACCTGCTGCAACTACCACTTACGATTATTCACAACGACCTTAACGACTACAACCTGCTCGTCATGGCCGATAGCTATGGTCATTTAACCCTGAGTGGTATTCTTGACTTCGGCGATTTGTGCGCTGCACCGCGCGTCTGCGAACTCGCGATCGCGGCGGCGTATGCCCTGTTTGACCAACCCGATCCCATACGGACACTAGGCGAGTTGGTTGCCGGGTACCATAGCGTCTGGCCGCTGACCGCTGCCGAGATCGATCTGATCTGGCCGCTGATCCGCACCCGATTGGCGGTAAGCGTGGTCAACTCGGCGCTGATGAAACAACAACGCCCCGATGACCCCTACGTAACGATCTCGGAAGCACCGGCGTGGCGCTTGCTGGCTGCAACCGCCCACAATAACCCCGCACTAGTTGCTGCCCGTTTACGCGCTATTTGCAACTTGCCAATATCCGACGCTGCCGAACGGGTTATGGTCTGGCTTGATGCGCAACGTGGTCGCTTTGCACCGGTGATCGGCTGCGATCTAGCCACGGTTCCGGTGATCAGCCTTGCGGTCGGTGAAGCACCGCTGCCGCAGGATCCGTTCCAGCTCACGACAACAGAAGCTGAAGCACTGACCGGTAGCAACACCGGTGTATGCATTGGCCGTTACGGTGAGCCACGCCTTATCTATACCGCTGCCACATTCTGGACCGCTCCCCAACCGCTGGCCGAACGCCGCACCATCCATCTCGGCGTCGATCTGTTTGCTCCGCCCGGCACTCCGGTCTGCGCTCCACTCGATGGCGAAGTCGTGGCCGTCGAACATCTCTCCGACCGACTCGATTACGGTGGTTTGGTCATCCTCAAGCACTACACTCCAAACGGTGATCCGTTCTACACCCTCTACGGCCATCTCGAACCAATCTGCTTCAAACGTCTCACCGTCGGCCAGCACATTGCTGCCGGGCAACTGTTTGCCGCCCTCGGTATGAACAGCAACAACGGCGGATGGCAACCACATCTCCACTTTCAACTGATCCTACTCTACGACGCCGTTGCCGGACACTGGCCCGGTGTTGCGGCTGCTAGTGAATGGACCTGGTGGCACGCGGTTTGCCCTAATCCGGCAGCCCTGCTGAACCTCCCGGACGAGCGCGTCGCCTACCAACCGCTCGATCAGGTCAGTCTCCTACATGAACGACGCACACACTTTGCCGGCAATTTGCGCTTGAGTTACCGCGAACCATGCACCTTCTTACGGGGCTGGCGTCACTATCTATTCGATGAGTACGGCCAAACGTATCTCGACGCCTACAACAATGTTCCTCACGTCGGCCATGCGCACCCGCGCATCCAAGCAGTCGCAGCGCAACAACTTCGTCTGCTCAACACCAACACACGCTATCTACACCCGGCTCAGATCGCATTTGCCCACGAACTGCTCGCCAAACTGCCTCCATCATTGAGTGTCTGTTTCTTCGTCAACTCCGGCTCCGAAGCCAACGAACTGGCGTTACGGTTAGCGCGCACCTACACCGGTGGGCACGATATGATTACCATCGACCACGGCTATCATGGCCACACCACCGGTGCAATCGCCATCTCGGCCTACAAGTTCAACCACCCTGCCGGCAACGGTAAGCCCGACTGGGTAGAGGTAGTCATGGCTCCCGACCCCTACCGTGGCCCTTACGGCCACGATGGCCCCCGCTACGCCGCTGAAGTTGATCAAGCCATCGAACGGATCGCTACACGCGGTGGCAAACTCGCCGGCTTCATCGCCGAGACCTTCCCCAGCGTCGCCGGACAGATTATTCCTCCACCCGGCTACCTCGCTGCAGTGTATCAACGTATTCGCGCCGCCGGCGGTGTTTGCATTGCCGACGAAGTGCAGACCGGATTGGGACGACTCGGTACGCACTATTGGGCGTTCGAGAGCCAAGGGGTAGTGCCTGATATCGTGGTACTCGGCAAACCGCTCGGCAATGGGCACCCTATCGGAGCGGTGATCACAACCGTTGAGATCGCCCGTGCCTTCGATAACGGCCTCGAATTCTTCTCGACGTTTGGCGGCAGTACGCTCTCTTGTGTCATCGGCCGCGAAGTGCTGCGCATCATCGACGAAGAAGGCCTGATGGATAACGCTCACTGCGTTGGTCAAGTCCTGCTCACCGGTCTGCGTGACCTACAACACCGCCATCCCGTTATTAGTGATGTGCGGGGAATGGGCCTATTTATCGGCGTTGAGTTGGTTACCGATCGTACAACACGCACACCAGCAACCGCGGCTGCTCGTTATGTGCGAGAGCGTCTACGCGCCGAACGCATCCTCATCGGCACCGAAGGTCCAGCCGACAACGTGTTGAAGATTCGCCCACCACTTACCTTCGATCTCGCCGCAACCACCGTCTTTCTGGAGCGACTCGATGCTATTCTCGGCGAGAGTTTTATTGCACGACAGGGAGGTTAA